One stretch of Psilocybe cubensis strain MGC-MH-2018 chromosome 6, whole genome shotgun sequence DNA includes these proteins:
- a CDS encoding Dual specificity phosphatase ibp1 codes for MAQTLRYMNGDELADIMKSGKVPQKDFVVVDVRDDDYAGGNIKGSVNYPSAEFLGNVDQLVKVTKEVPLVIFHCTLSQVRGPKAARIYSETRKNILSNDIPHEVAILRDGFSQFQVKYKDDADLVEKWDKNVWASDWS; via the exons ATGGCCCAAACGTTGCGTTACATGAACGGGGAT GAGTTGGCCGATATCATGAAAAGTGGCAAAGTTCCTCAGAAGGATTTTGTCGTCGTTGACGTTAGGGACGATGACTACGCCGGCGGGAATATTAAAGGGAGCGTAAACTACCCTTCAGCAGAGTTTCTGGGCAATGTGGATCAACTGGTCAAAGTGACCAAGGAGGTTCCGTTAGTCATCTTTCACTGTACTCTATCACAAGTTCG AGGTCCAAAAGCTGCTAGG ATCTATTCCGAGACCAGAAAGAACATTCTCTCGAATGATATTCCTCATGAAGTAGCCATCCTCCGCGACGGTTTCTCACAGTTCCAAGTGAAATATAAG GACGATGCCGACTTGGTGGAGAAGTGGGATAAAAATGTGTGGGCATCGGATTGGAGCTAG
- a CDS encoding Aquaglycerol porin AQY3: MSRRPSLESRRNSTVQPASQNSKDFTATHKEYASNLETTDAEDNLDYPNKWARYREYIREPFAEFLGVMILIIFGNGVDCQVILGGSTAVTSAPKGDYLSINIGWGVGTAMGVWVSGGISGGHINPAITILFAVFRGFPWKKVPIYIFAQVMGGLCGAAIVYANYFHAIDLFEGPGVRTLATAGLFSTYALDYMTNVSAFFDEFLGTAVLAIVVLAMNDAENSPPPAGLGPLVLFILITGIGTALGMQTGYAINPARDLGPRLFTAMAGYGKEVFTFRNQYWIWCPIMGPILGALVGALVYDSMLYTGKDSIINRPKI, encoded by the exons ATGTCCCGTCGCCCTTCTTTAGAGAGTCGTCGAAACTCTACGGTCCAACCAGCGTCGCAAAATTCAAAGGATTTTACTGCAACGCACAAGGAATACGCTAGTAATTTGGAAACTACGGATGCCGAAGATAATTTAGATTACCCTAACAAATGGGCGCGGTATCG CGAGTACATAAGAGAGCCTTTTGCAGAGTTTCTCGGTGTCATGATTTTGATTATCTTTGGAAATGGGGTTGATTGTCAGGTTATCCTTGGGGGTAGTACAGCAGTCACTTCTGCGCCAAAAGGA GACTATCTATCCATCAACATCGGATGGGGAGTTGGGACAGCAATGGGAGTCTGGGTGTCTGGTGGAATCTCCGGTGGCCATATTAATCCTGCT ATAACCATCTTGTTCGCTGTCTTCAGAGGATTCCCATGGAAGAAAGTCCCA ATCTACATTTTTGCGCAGGTTATGGGAGGTCTTTGCGGTGCTGCCATTGTTTATGCAAATTATTTCCATGCCATCGATCTCTTTGAGGGCCCAGGCGTTCGCACTCTTGCAACGGCCGGCCTGTTCTCAACTTATGCA CTTGACTATATGACTAATGTTTCTGCATTCTTTGATGAATTCCTTGGCACCGCCGTCCTCGCCATTGTTGTCCTTGCAATGAACGACGCCGAAAACAGCCCACCGCCGGCAGGCCTTGGTCCTCTTGTCTTGTTCATCCTGATTACGGGTATCGGTACGGCTCTTGGAATGCAGACAGGTTACGCTATCAACCCCGCTCGTGACCTTGGTCCTCGTTTGTTTACTGCAATGGCTGGCTATGGGAAAGAAGTCTTTACTTTCCGTAATCAATATTGGATATGGTGTCCTATCATGGGACCGATCCTGGGTGCATTAGTTGGGGCTCTTGTATACGATTCCATGCTGTACACTGGCAAAGACAGTATCATAAATAGGCC TAAAATCTGA